GACACTATAATTTGCCGATGGTTATCTGTAGCGGCCGCCATCATCAACGTTTCCATAATGGCTTTGCCAATACCCCGCCTCCGCAACGGGCGACTCACCGCCACCCGTCCGATGTAACCAGTCGGAAGCAACCGTCCCGTCCCCACGGGGTGTTCATGCCACCAAGCCAGAGCATGGGTAGCCAACGGATCAAAGGCATCTATTTCAAGTTCTGGCGGCACCCGTTGCTCGTAGACAAAGACTTCGGTACGAATCTGGTGAATGATTGCCTTAAAAGCATAGTAATCAACCAGACCGACGCGAAGCATAACGGGCACCCAACGGAAAAAGCCTTTCCATCGTCCCGCAAAGGCTTCCCCAGGTAAACATTGGGGAGAACCCCCAGAATCTATGCCACCGTTGTGATAACTATCACCATCAAATTGATGGGTACTAGCCTGCCGATAGGCCAAAAGCCCCTAGGATCCAAGACAGAATAGAATTGACAATGCTCAGAGCAATTGCCCCCATAACGGCACTCCAAATGCCCTTACGTAGACGGAAGCCTTCCACTAACAGTGCCGATAGGCCAAAGACGATCACATTGAGGATCAAGTACAACAACCAAGACAATCCCAACGTAAACAGGGCCAGCAGTGGATTGTTCAAGAAGCCCAAGATACTCAGCAATCCATTCAGCACCCCAAAAACAATCCCTGCCATCAGGGCCTTGCCAAAGGTATCCACCTCTACCCCGAGGAAGGGGATTCGAGCGATGATCAGCAACGCGATGGCAGTGATGATGGCCGATAATAGAAACGAGATTAGAAAATCCATAGTTCGATATCACCTCCCAATAATCCATGGGATGACTATCGCAGTTGCCAGGGAGACCGTCAACGTCAACGGAACCGGTGAGACTTCCTGGGCGGCTAACTCAGCCCCTAGCAGCCATTGCCGTCTGCCTAGATCGCTGTCAGGTGGGAGAGATCTAGGCAGCCAAAATTTAGGCTCAGGGCAATGTTGAGATTCTCCAACATCTTCACCAGCCAAGTCACTGTATCTCTGGCTGTGCTCTCGTAGTGACTAAACAGAATCGAAAACCGGCGTTCCAGGTAGGGTTTAACTCGGCGGCAAATCAGTAGCAGTCGCAGCAGCAGTCCTGTAGTCAGGCTAGGACCAACATTGTTAATCAAGTCCACAAACAAGTAATGCTGAGGATTCTGAGCCGAATCCACTACTAGAAAATTAAACAGCTGACTACAGGTGCGCACCATCAGAAAGTCATTCAGCGGCTGCCCGTGATGTTCTGGCGATAGCGCAGCCAGATAATCTGCAAGCAACTGGTTAAACATACGATTGCCGTAGGCGGGATCGATGCCAGCCGTCAGGTACCCGTGCAGGGCCTGTTTAAAGTCTTGATAAGAGGCCGAACGACAATTTTGAGCTAAAAAGCGGCGGGCCCCATCGCGATAACTGCTCCCATCTCCCCTGTGCTCTGAGAATAACCGCAATGAGGTCACCAGTTCTCGATCATTGAGCAGAGTAGGATTCTCAATCGGGCGCAGACAGTCAGCAATATCGTTCACCCCTTGGCGCTGCAGCCGAGCCTGTCGCACGCGATAGGTCAGATAATGAGATAGATCAACCTCGAATTTATGCTGAGCCGTCGCCTGAATTGAACGCACCGTCTGTTGGTGCTCAGGGGTGCTGTCTTCACTGACGAGACAATGCTCGTAGAGATAGGGGTAACGATCAATCAGGGTTCCCAAAGGACGAGACCCAAGCAGCTCCCGCCGCTGATCCCGACCAATGATCACGTGCGCTAACCGCCGCAATGTCAGATATTGCTCAGTGGCCCTAAAATCAGCAACCAACTGGCGCAGTCGTCGAACAGAGCGTCCCCTAGACAGTTCTGTGATTGCTCCCGTAGGCCCAGCCTCTAGACAATCTATTAGGGTGGGAATCGCTGACTTTAACTGTAGATGGCTCTGCCAACGGTTAATCAGGATATGACAGCAACGGTTCAGAATGTAGCGAAAATAATGCTCGATGTCCTTAGCCGCCAGAATATCGTCTAAGACCTCTACAATTTGGCGATTGGGATAACCTACCCCCTCAATGAAGAGCACTCGAAAACGCTCGACAACGTGTTCTGGAGGTTCCAACTCCACGCAGAGGAGCAAATGATCATACAAATGCTGCTCCTGAGGGGTGGTAATTCGGTTGTGATAACTGGTCCAGGTGTTCACAGTCAGTATTCACCCTTTGCCCCCCGTTATGTCGGAGGAATTGATAGTTATTTATCACATCCTGATGGCAGCTCTAGTTCCGTGTAGTACGTATCCTGCCGCCTACTTACGATCATTAAGTAAGCCAATGATCAAAAGCGTCAGTTTTTACACCGAATTAGCTTGATGATTATCTCTAGCCTAATACGTACATATGCTGAAACAGCCTGGATACAAAGGATACAACCATCAAGATTAGGTAAAAATCGAGATATTACCATCAAGTGGCAGTTAAGGCTGTTCCCTAGGCAGCCACTCATACTAAGCGTTTTCAAGCGTTACAGGAATTTCCCCAGCTAAAAATCCATTAATATTTCACAATACTCCCCTAAAAATGTAAATCACCTCTCCCGATCATTGGCTAGGTCAGCATTTGGTACTTTCAGGTAGGTTATGCAACCTTGTGTCGTTGTCTCCGAGTAGCAAGCGAGACGGTC
This portion of the Halomicronema hongdechloris C2206 genome encodes:
- a CDS encoding phage holin family protein — translated: MDFLISFLLSAIITAIALLIIARIPFLGVEVDTFGKALMAGIVFGVLNGLLSILGFLNNPLLALFTLGLSWLLYLILNVIVFGLSALLVEGFRLRKGIWSAVMGAIALSIVNSILSWILGAFGLSAG
- a CDS encoding GNAT family N-acetyltransferase, giving the protein MLRVGLVDYYAFKAIIHQIRTEVFVYEQRVPPELEIDAFDPLATHALAWWHEHPVGTGRLLPTGYIGRVAVSRPLRRRGIGKAIMETLMMAAATDNHRQIIVSAQCHAIAFYRKLGFQEEGPIYQEAGIPHIKMVKHLI